In Microbulbifer agarilyticus, the DNA window GTAACGCTCGTTGAGCGCGACATCGTTGGGTTGCTGACGCAATACACCGACCAGGGTTTTGCGTGCTTCTTCGTGGCGTCCTTCACGCAGAAAAATACTGGAATCCGCCAGTGCCTTGCGCCGCTCGAACTCGCGTTCTTCGAGAAACTCCTCGTCGTCCACCTGCGACGCCACGCCCAGCTTCTGCTGCCGCGTCAGGCAGATGTAGCCCATCATGGCACTGGTGACGATGGAGAAATAGCTGGTGACAAAAGCCAGCAGCGGCAACAGCATCCATACCGGCAGCTTATCCGCGACGACCGGTAGCAGCACGGTGGGGGCGGCGGAAACTGCACTGGTGGAGAGCCACAGCAGCCAATAGGGCCAGCCGATAATCAGGGTGAATTGCAGCAGCTTGAGCGGGTTTACCGCCGCGCGCATGCTGTGCTCTAGCGCCAGCACAATCATTGCCGCCGGCCCCAGTAGCGAAAGCACGATGGAATACACCTGGGCCGCGCCCACACCAAAGGTGGTCGCAATCAATGCGCCACCACCACCGGCGACCAGAATCATACCGATGACCCGCGCAAACACCGCCGCACTGCGGCCGTCCTGGGCATCGCCGAAAGTGGGCGACTGCAGATCGCCACTGGCCAGCTTTTCGATCACCAGCAGGTTGTAGCGCATGACCACCGCCAGCATGGCCACCAGGATAAAGATGGAGAGTATTCCCATCCCGGTGATCGCCAGTGCAGCCACCGCGCAGATCGCGGATACGGTTAACGGCCCGGCGTTAAGTGCGTAGCGGAAATAGAAGGGGGCCATTTGCCAGAAGGGCCTGGCCTTGTTGCTCGCCCCGACATTTTGCAGACGGTTGTTACACAAAATGCATTTGGGGGTGGAGCGGTAATAGTTATCCACCGAGCCGGGAACGCAGTCGCCGCAGTATTCCTTACTGCAACCGCTGCACTGCCATATGGCGTCGGCATTGGAGTGGTAGTGGCAAGCATTGCCCATGGTCTACATCCTTGTTGTTATTGTGCTTTGCTGCTGTGCGATTGTGAGTGTGCACTCGTCCAGTGTATCGGCTCTGTCCCCGGCGGCGCAATCTACCCCCCCTTGCAGGCTGCTAGACTGACCCAATATTGTAGGGAGTGACGATTCACTCTGGCGCAGTTGCGCAGAATAACACCGAATAAATGAGGTTCAGATGAGCAAAGCGATGCAGGTACGGCTGGAATCCTCCGCGGCGGCGGAGCACTGGGGCAAAAATGCCCTGTTAAGTTTCGCCGATACAGAAGCGCGCATTCACGCTAGCGACGCCACCGGCGGTTCACTGGTGGCCGCCCAGCGTGCCGCCCGCCGTCTCGACGGCATGGGTATTACCGACATCACTCTTGTTGGCGACAACTGGGACCTGGAAAGCCGCTGGGCCTTCTGGGCCGGTTACTACAATCCGAAACGCAACAGCAACCTGGACTGGGGCAGTGCGGAAGGCAACGAGCTGGCGGAATTGGAAGCGCGCAAGGCGGCAGCTTTGTGGGTTCGCCAAATTACCAACGGTTCTCCGGAAGATAT includes these proteins:
- a CDS encoding tetratricopeptide repeat protein, translated to MGNACHYHSNADAIWQCSGCSKEYCGDCVPGSVDNYYRSTPKCILCNNRLQNVGASNKARPFWQMAPFYFRYALNAGPLTVSAICAVAALAITGMGILSIFILVAMLAVVMRYNLLVIEKLASGDLQSPTFGDAQDGRSAAVFARVIGMILVAGGGGALIATTFGVGAAQVYSIVLSLLGPAAMIVLALEHSMRAAVNPLKLLQFTLIIGWPYWLLWLSTSAVSAAPTVLLPVVADKLPVWMLLPLLAFVTSYFSIVTSAMMGYICLTRQQKLGVASQVDDEEFLEEREFERRKALADSSIFLREGRHEEARKTLVGVLRQQPNDVALNERYYRLLLATDDKKALRELGPHLLERFISMNQPHKAAELYMATVQSHGTPAIDKSLLRHQIAEALYRQRQFKPALALVNNLHKEDPHYTRLDSAYLLLAKIYMDGFNRTDNSRKLLAFVRSKFPKSAVLGEVQQLESILTAEQQNKESSQPA